The following nucleotide sequence is from Gammaproteobacteria bacterium.
GCGCAATCACCTCCGCACTGCCATCGGCGTTCAACTGTGCACGAATGTCGGTAGTCACATCATTATTCAAACCGAAACGGCGCACTACACGGGGCTCAGCTAAACTTTGCCAATACGACGCATATACATCATCAGCATTAATAATCGCCACACTACTAGCAGGCAATTCTTCGAATAATTCACCTTTTGCTTTAGACACACCTTCCACGCTTCCAAAACCTTCTAAATGCGCAGGCCCAGCATTCGTAATCAAACCATGCGTAGGTTTTACTAATTTTGTTAAGTAACGAATTTCTTCAGGATGATTTGCGCCCATTTCAATCACGGCGGCACGATGTTGCGCGGTAATACTCAGCAAAGTCAGCGGCACACCAATATCATTATTAAAATTGCCTTGTGTTGCTAACACTTCACCACCTTGACGCAACACTGCTGCAATCATTTCTTTCACAGTGGTTTTACCATTGCTGCCGGTTAAACCAATAACAGGAATTGCAAATTGCGCGCGCCATGCCGCCGCAAATAATCCTAATGCGATGCGTGTATCGGCTACTACAATTTGTGGAATCTTTACCGCTTGCGCTTGACTAACCAAACAAGCTACAGCACCTTGTTTTTCCGCTTCCGCCACAAACGCATGCGCATCAAAACGTTCGCCAGCTAATGCTACAAAAAAATCACCAGCTTTTAATTGGCGACTGTCCGTACAAACACGGGTATAAAAACCATCCGCGCCGACTAATTGGCCATTGACTACGTTTGCAATTTCACTAAAACGCCATTCACGAATACTCATACAACACGCTCCGTGGGTGTTGCATATTGCGTTAATAAAGCATTTACAGTTTCAATATCGCTATAGGCTAAACGTTGTTGACCGATCAGTTGATAATCTTCATGGCCTTTACCCGCCACTAAAATACAATCGCCTGCTTGCGCTTCTGCAAGCGCTTGCGCAATTGCAGTCGCACGATTCAATTCTGTTGATACATGTTGAGTGTTGGACATGCCAACAATAATAGCGTCGGCAATTGCAGCAGCGGATTCACTGCGAGGATTATCACTCGTCACAATCACGCGATCAGCTAAACTGGCCGCAATACTGCCCATCAGCGGACGTTTACCGACATCGCGATCACCACCGGCCCCG
It contains:
- a CDS encoding UDP-N-acetylmuramoyl-tripeptide--D-alanyl-D-alanine ligase, with the translated sequence MSIREWRFSEIANVVNGQLVGADGFYTRVCTDSRQLKAGDFFVALAGERFDAHAFVAEAEKQGAVACLVSQAQAVKIPQIVVADTRIALGLFAAAWRAQFAIPVIGLTGSNGKTTVKEMIAAVLRQGGEVLATQGNFNNDIGVPLTLLSITAQHRAAVIEMGANHPEEIRYLTKLVKPTHGLITNAGPAHLEGFGSVEGVSKAKGELFEELPASSVAIINADDVYASYWQSLAEPRVVRRFGLNNDVTTDIRAQLNADGSAEVIAPAHKAHLKLQLPGAHNMRNALAALAVGAELALDFDSMIAALAALSPVKGRLMPVAGINGLNLLDDTYNANPASLRAALDVVSQLPGEAWLVLGDMGELGDNSIAMHADIGVRAKTLGITRLYAIGEFATAAAKAFGDGAEIFFDIETLVAAVRSVARANVNVLVKGSRAAKMERVIAGLLDTSSVTKPIAKKG